From Kineosporia succinea, the proteins below share one genomic window:
- a CDS encoding FAD-dependent oxidoreductase, which translates to MSSFVVVGAGLAGSATAWHLARHGHDVTVLERAEPANPQGSSHGSARIFRYAYPDAFWTDLVVRARRGWTELEALAGEQLITPTGSLDHGRLRDPSGLAGVLKACGVEHELLTAGEAGERWAGMDFRTDVLWHPGAGVIDAERAVLAMVRLAVESGAVVHTGAVVSVLRREGSRWLVATEAGAEYRADHVVISAGGWLPDLVPQLPGALSGRLPGLTVRQENAYHFPYRDEKPWPTFIHKTGTMQVYSLPGGRDAAFRGQKLAEFNGGPSIGSAAAQTGQIDPVNRERVIAHVERNLPGLVPEPYAETTCLFTSTPHEDFVIDTADGVTVLSPCSGHGAKFAPLLGELAAASATGGVVPARFTLAHGVLR; encoded by the coding sequence GTGAGCTCCTTCGTGGTGGTCGGGGCCGGGCTCGCGGGCTCGGCCACGGCCTGGCACCTGGCCCGCCACGGGCACGACGTCACGGTGCTCGAGCGCGCGGAACCGGCCAATCCGCAGGGTAGTTCGCACGGTTCGGCCCGAATCTTCCGGTATGCTTATCCGGACGCGTTCTGGACCGACCTGGTGGTGCGGGCCCGTCGGGGGTGGACCGAGCTGGAGGCTCTGGCGGGGGAGCAGCTGATCACGCCGACCGGTTCGCTCGACCACGGGCGGCTGCGAGACCCCTCGGGGCTGGCCGGGGTGCTGAAGGCGTGCGGTGTGGAACATGAGCTGCTGACGGCGGGGGAGGCCGGGGAGCGATGGGCCGGAATGGATTTCAGAACCGACGTGCTCTGGCATCCGGGGGCGGGCGTGATCGATGCCGAGCGCGCGGTGCTGGCGATGGTGCGGCTGGCCGTGGAGTCCGGGGCGGTCGTGCACACGGGGGCGGTGGTTTCCGTTCTGCGCCGTGAGGGTTCGCGGTGGCTGGTGGCCACCGAGGCCGGGGCCGAGTACCGGGCCGATCACGTCGTCATCAGTGCCGGGGGCTGGTTGCCCGACCTCGTGCCTCAGCTGCCCGGTGCGCTGAGCGGCCGGCTGCCCGGGCTGACGGTACGGCAGGAGAACGCGTACCACTTCCCCTATCGCGACGAGAAGCCGTGGCCCACCTTCATTCACAAGACCGGCACGATGCAGGTCTACAGCCTGCCGGGTGGTCGTGACGCCGCGTTCAGGGGGCAGAAACTGGCCGAGTTCAACGGCGGTCCGTCGATCGGGTCGGCCGCCGCGCAGACCGGGCAGATCGACCCGGTCAACCGTGAGCGGGTGATCGCTCATGTGGAGCGGAACCTGCCCGGTCTGGTGCCCGAGCCCTACGCCGAGACCACCTGCCTGTTCACGAGCACCCCGCACGAAGACTTCGTGATCGACACGGCCGACGGGGTCACGGTCCTGTCACCGTGTTCCGGTCACGGGGCGAAATTCGCTCCGCTGCTGGGTGAACTGGCCGCCGCGTCGGCCACCGGTGGGGTGGTGCCGGCTCGGTTCACGCTGGCGCACGGGGTGCTGCGGTGA
- a CDS encoding ASCH domain-containing protein, whose amino-acid sequence MTDLERVLDAARTAVREHGDDHTHTVAAAVLDEHDRIHVGLNLHHFTGGPCAEIVALATARTAGARDPRLIVAVGDDGRRVLAPCGRDRQVLLDYYPGIRVVIPTLDGLVTVPTPDLLPFGYDLASQMNPELRFHRRHLPTVRDGSKRITMRHGETPQAGPVTLVFELGNEVTMPGRITSTVAKLVREVTDEEAREDGFADAEAVLPGLREYYPGLAAEDPIVIVRFETT is encoded by the coding sequence GTGACCGACCTCGAACGCGTTCTCGATGCCGCCCGCACCGCAGTCCGTGAGCACGGCGACGACCATACCCACACCGTCGCCGCCGCGGTGCTCGACGAGCACGACCGCATCCACGTCGGCCTGAACCTCCACCACTTCACCGGCGGCCCCTGCGCCGAGATCGTGGCCCTGGCCACGGCGCGCACGGCCGGCGCGCGCGATCCGCGGCTCATCGTGGCCGTCGGCGATGACGGACGCCGGGTGCTGGCTCCCTGCGGACGCGACCGTCAGGTGCTGCTCGACTACTACCCCGGCATCCGCGTCGTGATCCCCACGCTCGACGGGCTCGTCACGGTGCCCACGCCCGACCTGCTGCCGTTCGGCTACGACCTGGCCAGCCAGATGAACCCGGAGCTGCGCTTCCACCGCAGGCACCTGCCGACCGTGCGCGACGGCAGCAAGCGCATCACGATGCGGCACGGCGAGACGCCGCAGGCCGGCCCGGTGACGCTGGTGTTCGAGCTCGGCAACGAGGTGACGATGCCCGGGCGGATCACGTCGACCGTGGCCAAGCTGGTGCGCGAGGTGACCGACGAGGAGGCCCGCGAAGACGGGTTCGCCGACGCGGAGGCCGTGCTGCCGGGGCTGCGGGAGTACTACCCCGGCCTGGCGGCCGAGGACCCGATCGTCATCGTGCGGTTCGAGACGACCTGA
- a CDS encoding class II glutamine amidotransferase has protein sequence MCGIVGLHLRNPELHPRLGALLTGMLCEMQDRGADSAGVAVYGDRRWSPEGQWSVSLLEMKDDAVASRVSARLGAPVAGQWAGDTLVLTSPGQGLLDAVREVAPDVLVAGFGHEVTVLKGVGHPRDLATAWGLESAQGWQGVGHTRMATESAVTPSGAHPYAVGPDQCLVHNGSFSNHATIRRELRSEGVRFDSENDTEVGARFVAHQLAQGKDVETALKELLTTFDGFYTLLVSNADSFAVVRDAIACKPAVIAETGDWVAMASEYRALAHLPGVETARIWEPEPEVIYAWTR, from the coding sequence ATGTGCGGAATCGTGGGGTTGCACCTGCGCAACCCGGAGCTCCATCCCCGGCTCGGTGCACTGCTCACCGGCATGCTCTGCGAGATGCAGGACCGCGGCGCCGACTCCGCCGGGGTCGCCGTCTACGGCGACCGTCGCTGGTCACCCGAGGGGCAGTGGTCCGTCTCGCTGCTCGAGATGAAGGACGACGCGGTCGCCTCGAGGGTGTCGGCCCGGTTGGGCGCCCCGGTGGCCGGGCAGTGGGCCGGTGACACCCTGGTGCTGACGTCCCCGGGGCAAGGGCTGCTGGACGCCGTGCGTGAGGTCGCCCCGGACGTGCTGGTGGCCGGATTCGGCCACGAGGTCACGGTGCTCAAGGGCGTCGGTCACCCGCGTGACCTGGCCACCGCGTGGGGCCTTGAGAGCGCCCAGGGCTGGCAGGGCGTCGGGCACACCCGGATGGCCACCGAGTCGGCCGTCACGCCGTCGGGCGCGCACCCGTACGCCGTCGGGCCCGACCAGTGCCTGGTGCACAACGGCTCGTTCTCCAACCACGCCACGATCCGCCGCGAACTGCGATCCGAGGGCGTGCGTTTCGACAGCGAGAACGACACCGAGGTCGGCGCCCGCTTCGTGGCCCACCAGCTGGCCCAGGGCAAGGACGTCGAGACCGCCCTGAAGGAACTGCTCACCACCTTCGACGGCTTCTACACGCTGCTGGTGTCCAACGCCGACAGCTTCGCCGTCGTGCGCGACGCCATCGCCTGCAAGCCCGCCGTCATCGCCGAGACCGGCGACTGGGTCGCGATGGCCAGTGAGTACCGAGCCCTCGCGCACCTGCCGGGGGTGGAGACGGCTCGCATCTGGGAGCCCGAGCCGGAGGTGATCTACGCATGGACCCGCTGA
- a CDS encoding PhzF family phenazine biosynthesis protein, whose translation MEILTFRAFTTPDADPRSGNPAGVVIDADALTPDEMVGIAAELGFSETAFLSAISGNAVTVRYFTPRAEIAFCGHATIASGVALARQGSAPLVTFSTRRGEVPVEVTPGAATLVAVDTTVDPLEPGQVSELLTALRLAPADLDPELPPAFVRGGNPHPILFVRPGVLDGLDHDDQAVLALQDREGWDGTVPVVERISAGHFASRNPFPRGGIREDPATGSAAAGLGYYLRAGGHISAPATIEVRQGAEVGHPSLISVEIPAHGRVRVTGTAAPVSS comes from the coding sequence ATGGAGATCCTCACGTTCCGCGCCTTCACCACGCCCGACGCCGACCCGCGCTCGGGCAACCCGGCCGGCGTGGTGATCGACGCGGACGCGCTCACCCCCGACGAGATGGTGGGTATCGCCGCCGAGCTGGGCTTCAGCGAGACCGCGTTCCTGTCCGCGATCAGCGGCAACGCCGTCACCGTCCGGTACTTCACGCCCCGCGCCGAGATCGCGTTCTGCGGTCATGCCACGATCGCCTCCGGCGTGGCCCTGGCCCGGCAGGGCAGCGCGCCCCTGGTCACGTTCAGCACCCGGCGCGGTGAGGTGCCGGTCGAGGTCACGCCCGGGGCGGCGACGCTCGTGGCGGTGGACACGACCGTGGACCCGCTCGAACCCGGCCAGGTCAGCGAGCTGCTCACGGCACTGCGCCTGGCGCCCGCAGACCTGGACCCCGAACTGCCGCCCGCCTTCGTGCGGGGCGGCAATCCGCACCCGATCCTGTTCGTGCGCCCCGGGGTGCTCGACGGGCTGGACCACGACGACCAGGCCGTGCTCGCGCTTCAGGACCGGGAGGGCTGGGACGGCACCGTGCCCGTGGTCGAGCGCATCTCGGCCGGGCACTTCGCGAGCCGCAACCCGTTCCCGCGTGGCGGGATCCGCGAGGACCCCGCCACCGGCTCGGCCGCTGCCGGGCTCGGGTACTACCTGCGCGCGGGCGGCCACATCAGCGCGCCGGCCACGATCGAGGTGCGGCAGGGCGCCGAGGTCGGTCACCCGTCGCTGATCAGCGTGGAGATCCCGGCGCACGGACGCGTGCGGGTCACGGGGACGGCGGCGCCGGTCAGCTCCTGA
- a CDS encoding DUF6458 family protein has protein sequence MYIGGGIALLVIGGILSFGVSDRMDGLDLTAIGYILMAGGVLAIILSLVLQRQRTNTSHTEVVERRNTGNTPPPPL, from the coding sequence ATGTACATCGGCGGAGGCATCGCGCTCCTGGTCATCGGCGGAATCCTGTCGTTCGGGGTGAGTGACCGCATGGACGGACTCGACCTGACCGCGATCGGCTACATCCTGATGGCCGGTGGGGTCCTGGCCATCATCCTGTCCCTGGTCCTGCAGCGGCAGCGCACCAACACCTCGCACACCGAGGTCGTCGAGCGCCGCAACACCGGCAACACCCCGCCGCCCCCGCTCTGA
- a CDS encoding dihydrofolate reductase family protein, producing MSRTRIHNFSISLDGFGTGEGLSLDAPFGHAGHRMHQWMFATRFGAGIMGGEGGASGVDDAFAQQHEPGIGAEIMGAGKFGPPCWQDDPDWKGWWGPNPPFHTPTFVLTHRPPSQPLEMEGGTTFHFLDTTPEKALELAKEAAGGQDVRIGGGPTMVRDFIAAGLVDHIHFVQVPILLGRGVRVWDGLEGAEAGYDIETVSSPSGVTHLTFTRS from the coding sequence ATGAGCCGCACCCGCATTCACAACTTCAGCATCTCCCTGGACGGGTTCGGCACCGGTGAGGGGCTGAGCCTGGATGCACCCTTCGGGCACGCCGGGCACCGCATGCACCAGTGGATGTTCGCCACGCGCTTCGGCGCCGGGATCATGGGCGGTGAAGGGGGCGCCAGCGGCGTCGACGACGCGTTCGCCCAGCAGCACGAGCCCGGTATCGGGGCCGAGATCATGGGCGCGGGCAAGTTCGGCCCGCCCTGCTGGCAGGACGACCCGGACTGGAAGGGCTGGTGGGGGCCCAACCCGCCGTTCCACACACCCACCTTCGTGCTGACCCACCGTCCTCCGTCGCAGCCGCTGGAGATGGAGGGCGGCACCACCTTCCACTTCCTCGACACCACGCCCGAGAAGGCGCTCGAGCTGGCGAAAGAGGCGGCCGGCGGGCAGGACGTGCGCATCGGTGGCGGCCCCACGATGGTGCGGGACTTCATCGCGGCGGGGCTGGTCGACCACATCCACTTCGTGCAGGTGCCGATCCTGCTCGGGCGCGGCGTGCGGGTCTGGGACGGGCTCGAGGGGGCCGAGGCCGGCTACGACATCGAGACGGTCTCCTCACCCAGCGGCGTCACCCACCTGACGTTCACCCGGTCCTGA
- a CDS encoding helix-turn-helix domain-containing protein: MSDAPLLRNTGTTRDRSPSDLGEVLGLEAAIGLNVRRLRQQTSLSVAEMASKAGLSKAMLSKIENAQISCSLTTLALLARAFDVPVTALLRGAETERQASFVKAGSGARIVREGTREGHEYELLGSLRGEHKRLESLQVTLTEQSETYPLFQHPGTEFIFMLEGVMSYGHGREVYRLEPGDSLQFDGEGAHGPVELEGLPIRFLSVIAFPEV, encoded by the coding sequence GTGAGTGACGCCCCGCTGCTGCGTAACACCGGCACGACCCGCGACCGCAGTCCCTCCGACCTCGGCGAGGTGCTGGGGCTCGAGGCGGCGATCGGCCTGAACGTGCGCCGGCTCCGGCAGCAGACCAGCCTGTCGGTGGCCGAGATGGCGTCGAAGGCGGGGTTGTCGAAGGCCATGCTCTCCAAGATCGAGAACGCCCAGATCTCCTGCAGCCTGACCACATTGGCGCTGCTCGCCCGGGCGTTCGACGTGCCGGTCACCGCCTTGCTGCGGGGGGCCGAAACCGAACGGCAGGCGTCGTTCGTCAAGGCCGGCTCGGGCGCGCGCATCGTGCGCGAGGGCACCCGCGAGGGCCACGAGTACGAGCTGCTCGGGTCGCTGCGCGGTGAGCACAAACGGCTCGAGAGCCTGCAGGTCACGCTGACCGAGCAGTCCGAGACCTACCCGCTGTTCCAGCACCCGGGCACCGAGTTCATCTTCATGCTCGAGGGTGTGATGTCGTACGGGCACGGGCGCGAGGTCTACCGGCTCGAGCCCGGCGACTCGCTGCAGTTCGACGGCGAGGGCGCGCACGGGCCGGTCGAGCTCGAGGGGCTGCCGATCCGGTTCCTGTCGGTGATCGCCTTCCCGGAGGTCTGA
- a CDS encoding ammonium transporter, producing the protein MDVGSTAFILAASMAVALMIPGLALFYGGMTGSRSVLNMIMMVFGAVAVVGILWTFFGFSAVFGDSYGGLGLLGDVTEYAGLGQLVVADDSAALPPALVAIFQALFAVVTTALIAGAVSDRVRFGPWLLFAGLWATLVYFPVAHWVFAFDSSDGSVAGGWIANTLGAVDFAGGTAVHINAGIASLALVLVLGRRTGWPRAARPNSLPLVALGAGILWFGWFGFNGGSALAAGNSASVVFLTTFNATCAAILAWLLIEKLRDGHATTLGAMSGAIAGLVAITPACGAVTPLGALAVGAVAGAVCPLAIALKYRFGYDDSLDVVGVHLVGGLLGTVLIGLFGTADAPSGKAGLFYGGGFGLLGTQIVAAVAVLAYSFVVTGLIALALARTVGLRIAPEDEATGIDLTQHAESAYDLEGQLPAAPAATPVRTTETAPVA; encoded by the coding sequence ATGGACGTCGGCAGTACCGCCTTCATCCTGGCCGCCAGCATGGCGGTCGCACTCATGATCCCGGGCCTGGCCCTGTTCTACGGCGGCATGACCGGATCCCGGTCGGTGCTCAACATGATCATGATGGTGTTCGGCGCCGTGGCCGTCGTCGGGATCCTCTGGACCTTCTTCGGCTTCTCGGCCGTGTTCGGTGACTCCTACGGCGGGCTGGGACTTCTCGGCGACGTGACCGAGTACGCGGGGCTGGGCCAGCTGGTGGTCGCGGACGACAGCGCGGCCCTCCCGCCGGCGCTGGTCGCGATCTTCCAGGCCCTGTTCGCCGTGGTCACCACCGCGCTGATCGCCGGCGCGGTCAGCGACCGGGTGCGTTTCGGCCCGTGGCTGCTGTTCGCCGGGCTGTGGGCCACGCTGGTGTATTTCCCGGTCGCCCACTGGGTGTTCGCGTTCGACTCCTCCGACGGCTCGGTCGCCGGTGGCTGGATCGCGAACACGCTCGGGGCGGTCGACTTCGCGGGGGGCACGGCCGTGCACATCAACGCCGGTATCGCCTCGCTGGCACTGGTTCTCGTGCTCGGGAGACGCACCGGCTGGCCGCGGGCGGCGCGGCCCAACAGCCTGCCGCTGGTCGCACTGGGCGCGGGCATCCTGTGGTTCGGCTGGTTCGGGTTCAACGGCGGCTCGGCCCTGGCCGCGGGCAACAGCGCGTCGGTCGTCTTCCTGACCACGTTCAACGCGACCTGCGCGGCGATCCTGGCCTGGCTGCTGATCGAGAAGCTGCGCGACGGGCACGCGACCACGCTGGGCGCGATGTCGGGGGCGATCGCCGGCCTGGTCGCGATCACCCCGGCCTGCGGCGCGGTCACCCCGCTGGGAGCGCTGGCGGTCGGTGCCGTCGCCGGGGCGGTCTGCCCCCTCGCCATCGCGCTGAAATACCGCTTCGGTTATGACGACTCGCTCGACGTGGTGGGCGTGCACCTCGTCGGTGGCCTGCTCGGCACGGTGCTGATCGGGCTGTTCGGAACGGCGGACGCGCCGAGCGGCAAGGCGGGTCTGTTCTACGGCGGTGGTTTCGGGCTTCTGGGAACCCAGATCGTGGCCGCGGTCGCGGTGCTGGCCTACTCGTTCGTGGTCACCGGGCTGATCGCGCTGGCCCTGGCCAGGACCGTGGGCCTGCGGATCGCTCCCGAGGACGAGGCCACCGGCATCGACCTGACGCAGCACGCCGAGTCGGCGTACGACCTGGAGGGCCAGCTCCCGGCGGCCCCGGCGGCGACGCCGGTGCGCACGACGGAGACGGCGCCCGTCGCCTGA
- a CDS encoding FMN-binding glutamate synthase family protein, producing MNHAQRGLRESATFDRATIAGIQRAAETGIYDIRGWGAKRSLPHFDDLLFLGASMSRYPLEGYRERCGTDVVLGDRNAKFPLHLDIPVTIAGMSFGALSGRAKEALGRGASEAGTSTTTGDGGMTPEERGQSKHLVYQYLPSRYGMNPDDLRKADAIEIVLGQGAKPGGGGMLLGQKISERVAGMRTLPVGIDQRSACRHPDWTGPDDLAIKIAEIREITDWEKPIYVKVGATRTYYDVKLAVASGADVVVVDGMQGGTAATQDVFIEHVGIPTLAAIPQAVQALQELGLHRKVQLVVSGGIRTGADVAKAMALGADAVAIGTAALIALGDNDPKYAAEYEKLGSAAGFYDDFQDGRDPAGITTQDPELAARFDPIEGGRRLANYLRVLTMEAQTIARACGKAHLQHLEPEDLVAVTIEAAAMARIPLAGTSWIPGR from the coding sequence ATGAACCACGCCCAGCGCGGTCTGCGCGAATCCGCCACCTTCGACCGCGCCACCATCGCCGGGATCCAGCGCGCCGCCGAGACCGGGATCTACGACATCCGGGGCTGGGGCGCCAAGCGGTCGCTGCCACACTTCGACGACCTGCTCTTCCTCGGCGCCTCGATGAGCCGGTACCCGCTCGAGGGCTACCGCGAACGCTGCGGCACCGACGTGGTGCTCGGCGACCGCAACGCGAAGTTCCCGCTGCACCTCGACATCCCGGTCACGATCGCGGGCATGAGCTTCGGCGCCCTGTCGGGCCGGGCCAAGGAGGCACTGGGACGAGGCGCTTCGGAGGCGGGCACGTCCACGACCACGGGTGACGGCGGCATGACCCCGGAGGAACGCGGCCAGTCCAAGCACCTCGTCTACCAGTACCTGCCCAGCCGTTACGGCATGAATCCCGACGACCTGCGCAAGGCCGACGCCATCGAGATCGTGCTCGGCCAGGGCGCCAAGCCCGGCGGCGGCGGAATGCTGCTGGGCCAGAAGATCTCCGAGCGGGTCGCCGGGATGCGCACGCTGCCCGTCGGCATCGACCAGCGCAGCGCCTGCCGTCACCCGGACTGGACCGGCCCGGACGACCTCGCCATCAAGATCGCCGAGATCCGCGAGATCACCGACTGGGAGAAGCCGATCTACGTCAAGGTCGGCGCCACCCGCACCTACTACGACGTGAAGCTGGCCGTGGCCTCGGGCGCCGACGTGGTCGTCGTCGACGGCATGCAGGGCGGAACCGCGGCCACGCAGGACGTTTTCATCGAGCACGTGGGCATCCCGACGCTGGCCGCGATCCCGCAGGCGGTGCAGGCGCTGCAGGAGCTCGGGCTGCACCGCAAGGTCCAGCTCGTCGTCTCGGGCGGTATCCGCACCGGCGCCGACGTGGCCAAGGCGATGGCCCTGGGCGCCGACGCGGTCGCGATCGGCACGGCGGCCCTGATCGCGCTGGGCGACAACGACCCGAAGTACGCGGCGGAGTACGAGAAACTGGGCAGCGCGGCCGGTTTCTACGACGACTTCCAGGACGGGCGCGACCCGGCCGGCATCACCACCCAGGACCCGGAGCTGGCGGCCCGGTTCGACCCGATCGAGGGTGGGCGCCGCCTGGCCAACTACCTGCGGGTGCTCACGATGGAGGCGCAGACCATCGCCCGGGCCTGCGGCAAGGCGCACCTGCAGCACCTGGAGCCCGAGGACCTGGTGGCCGTGACCATCGAGGCCGCCGCCATGGCCCGCATCCCGCTGGCCGGCACGAGCTGGATCCCCGGGCGGTGA
- the glnT gene encoding type III glutamate--ammonia ligase, whose product MKTTTELAELCEQTGTRFVLALFVDLRGKPCAKLVPVEAVHELATEGVGFAGYAVGAMGQEPRDPDLVAKPDPASFTPVPFLKEGLALVHCDPHVNGEPWPFAPRNILKSMVRQAADAGFEPWVGAEVEYFLLKRDATGALVPADDADDAAQPCYDVRGLTRMYEHLTSVSTAMNGLGWGNYANDHEDGNGQFEQNFNYADALTTADRVVTLRYLLSMLADERGMIATFMPKPFADRTGSGLHLHLSLTSNGNPVFPAPDDAKGLDLSETAYAFVGGLLEHAPALQSVIAPTVNSYKRTGAVSTSSGASWAPRRPTYGGNDRTHYVRVPDAQRVELRGGDGSANPYLAIAAALGAGLDGIKRSVDPGPVGSCPDSIGELPRTLLHAVDALEADALVTQILDAAVPHDWETLRPSAYFADLKREEFFAWHSSVSSWEIDSYLTAF is encoded by the coding sequence ATGAAGACGACCACCGAACTGGCCGAGCTCTGCGAGCAGACGGGAACCCGCTTCGTGCTGGCCCTTTTCGTCGATCTGAGGGGCAAGCCCTGCGCCAAGCTGGTCCCGGTCGAGGCCGTCCACGAGCTCGCCACCGAGGGCGTCGGCTTCGCCGGCTACGCGGTCGGCGCGATGGGCCAGGAACCCCGCGACCCCGACCTCGTCGCCAAGCCCGACCCCGCGTCCTTCACGCCCGTGCCCTTCCTCAAGGAGGGCCTGGCGCTCGTGCACTGCGACCCCCACGTCAACGGCGAGCCCTGGCCGTTCGCCCCGCGCAACATCCTGAAGTCGATGGTGCGCCAGGCCGCGGACGCCGGCTTCGAGCCCTGGGTCGGTGCCGAGGTCGAGTACTTCCTGCTCAAGCGCGATGCCACCGGTGCCCTGGTGCCCGCCGACGACGCCGACGACGCGGCCCAGCCCTGCTACGACGTGCGCGGCCTGACGCGCATGTACGAGCACCTGACCTCGGTCTCCACCGCCATGAACGGCCTGGGCTGGGGCAACTACGCCAACGACCACGAAGACGGCAACGGCCAGTTCGAGCAGAACTTCAACTACGCCGACGCCCTGACCACCGCCGACCGCGTCGTCACCCTGCGCTACCTGCTCTCGATGCTCGCCGACGAGCGCGGCATGATCGCCACGTTCATGCCCAAACCGTTCGCCGACCGCACCGGATCCGGCCTGCACCTGCATCTTTCGCTGACCAGCAACGGCAACCCGGTGTTCCCGGCCCCGGACGACGCCAAGGGCCTCGACCTGTCCGAGACCGCCTACGCCTTCGTCGGCGGCCTGCTCGAGCACGCCCCGGCCCTGCAGTCGGTGATCGCCCCGACCGTGAACTCGTACAAGCGCACCGGCGCGGTCTCCACCTCCTCCGGCGCCTCCTGGGCCCCGCGCCGCCCGACCTACGGTGGCAACGACCGCACCCACTACGTCCGCGTGCCCGACGCCCAGCGCGTCGAACTGCGCGGCGGTGACGGCTCGGCCAACCCGTACCTGGCCATCGCCGCCGCCCTGGGCGCCGGCCTCGACGGCATCAAGCGCAGCGTCGACCCGGGCCCGGTCGGTTCGTGTCCCGACAGCATCGGTGAGCTGCCCCGCACCCTGCTGCACGCGGTCGACGCGCTCGAGGCCGACGCTCTCGTCACCCAGATCCTCGACGCCGCCGTGCCCCACGACTGGGAGACCCTGCGTCCCTCGGCCTATTTCGCCGACCTCAAACGCGAGGAGTTCTTCGCCTGGCACTCCTCGGTCTCGTCCTGGGAGATCGACAGCTACCTGACGGCCTTCTGA
- a CDS encoding allantoate amidohydrolase has protein sequence MSVSGLLRDIEDVGRDTTRGGYSRFVFDSSEMALREWFTAEASRRSLEVEVDRNGALWAWRPGSSMTDAVVTGSHLDSVPGGGAFDGPLGIASSFAALDLLDARGFAARRPLAIVAFPEEEGARFGVACLGSRLMTGAISPEKALNLRDSEGTTFGEAAVRAGLDASLIGADHERLRRTAAFVELHVEQGRGLADLDQPVAMASSILGHGRWRLSVTGEGNHAGSTLMRDRRDPMVAAAGIVVAVQEIARRFDGARATVGRLVPVPGGTNVIASRVDLWLDARHPDDAVTAAVVREIGDRAAEIALGQGCHVTLTEESYGGTVHFDARLRDRVGAVLPQAPLLATGAGHDAGALASHVPTAMLFTRNPTGVSHSPEEFVEAADAEEGAVALAAVLEDLLGSDA, from the coding sequence GTGAGCGTCTCGGGTCTCCTTCGCGACATCGAGGATGTCGGGCGCGACACGACGCGCGGTGGCTACTCGCGGTTCGTCTTCGACTCCTCGGAAATGGCGCTGCGGGAATGGTTCACCGCCGAGGCGTCGCGGCGTTCCCTGGAGGTCGAGGTCGATCGCAACGGGGCGCTGTGGGCCTGGCGTCCGGGGTCGTCGATGACAGACGCGGTGGTCACCGGCAGCCACCTGGACTCGGTGCCCGGTGGGGGAGCCTTCGACGGGCCGCTCGGCATCGCGTCGTCGTTCGCGGCTCTCGACCTGCTCGACGCGCGAGGGTTCGCCGCCCGGCGTCCGCTGGCGATCGTGGCGTTCCCCGAGGAGGAGGGAGCGCGGTTCGGGGTGGCCTGCCTGGGCTCACGCCTGATGACGGGGGCGATCTCGCCGGAGAAGGCCCTGAACCTCCGCGATTCCGAGGGCACGACGTTCGGTGAGGCGGCCGTGAGAGCGGGCCTCGACGCGTCCCTCATCGGCGCCGATCATGAAAGACTGCGCCGCACGGCCGCCTTCGTCGAACTTCACGTCGAACAGGGGCGCGGCCTGGCCGATCTCGATCAGCCGGTGGCGATGGCCTCGTCGATCCTGGGGCACGGGCGCTGGCGTCTGAGCGTCACCGGCGAGGGCAATCATGCGGGCAGCACCCTGATGCGCGACCGGCGTGACCCGATGGTGGCGGCGGCCGGGATCGTCGTGGCGGTGCAGGAGATCGCCCGGCGGTTCGACGGGGCCCGGGCGACGGTCGGCCGGCTGGTCCCGGTGCCGGGAGGCACGAATGTCATCGCCTCCCGGGTGGATCTGTGGCTTGACGCGCGGCATCCCGACGACGCGGTGACAGCGGCCGTGGTGCGCGAGATCGGTGATCGCGCGGCCGAGATCGCCCTGGGGCAGGGGTGTCACGTGACGCTGACCGAGGAGTCGTACGGTGGCACGGTGCACTTCGACGCCCGGCTGCGTGACCGTGTCGGGGCTGTGCTCCCGCAGGCGCCGCTGCTGGCCACAGGTGCGGGTCACGATGCCGGGGCGCTGGCCTCGCACGTGCCCACGGCCATGCTCTTCACCCGTAACCCGACCGGGGTGTCGCACTCACCGGAAGAGTTCGTGGAGGCCGCGGACGCCGAGGAAGGGGCGGTCGCCTTGGCCGCGGTGCTCGAAGACCTCCTAGGATCAGACGCGTGA